In Cryptomeria japonica chromosome 10, Sugi_1.0, whole genome shotgun sequence, a genomic segment contains:
- the LOC131065173 gene encoding cysteine-rich repeat secretory protein 55-like, producing the protein MAPIRADPENKLLAYACGSSPPNNATLLEKILDAALASVVKEVAPSGLATTDEETSTETTTDSIYVLAQCRKDKSSADCVNCIKVAQNQIRNCSSVSAKAFYDSCYLRYKNVNFL; encoded by the coding sequence ATGGCTCCCATTAGAGCAGATCCAGAGAACAAACTTTTAGCCTACGCATGCGGCAGCAGCCCCCCGAACAACGCGACCCTCTTGGAGAAAATTTTGGACGCCGCACTGGCATCTGTGGTGAAAGAAGTTGCTCCATCTGGATTAGCTACAACAGACGAGGAGACATCTACAGAGACAACAACAGATTCGATATACGTTCTGGCGCAGTGCAGAAAGGATAAGTCTTCTGCCGATTGCGTAAACTGCATTAAAGTTGCACAGAATCAAATTCGCAACTGTTCTAGTGTGTCCGCCAAAGCATTCTACGACAGCTGTTATCTGCGTTACAAGAATGTCAATTTTTTATGA
- the LOC131065175 gene encoding cysteine-rich receptor-like protein kinase 2, whose protein sequence is MVLPFVCVLFKGIPVKVGLSIAQDKINKCFPSSEGRALDAGCYLRYDCKPFFPSNATIDLAYFLPTGKKKVTSAVWIIIGIVGGIVVLGLLICRHVFRKKKQVDIEGATKLRGPEDFDFKILKKATNHFHQANKLGQGRFGEVFKGTLKNGKVVAVKKLTLGRSAHLISEFETEVKLISNVHHKNLVRLLGCCKQGQERLLIYEYMPNSSLDRILFCFLFLNFPPLLLSSVTTKIIGFETLVSCPTCRKK, encoded by the exons ATGGTCTTGCCTTTTGTCTGCGTTCTATTCAAAGGGATTCCTGTGAAAGTTGGCTTGAGTATTGCTCAGGACAAGATAAATAAATGTTTTCCTAGCTCGGAGGGACGGGCTCTAGACGCTGGCTGCTACTTGCGATACGATTGCAAACCCTTTTTTCCAAGCAATGCGACAATCGATTTGGCTTATTTCTTACCCACAG GGAAGAAGAAGGTGACTTCTGCAGTGTGGATTATAATTGGTATTGTGGGAGGGATAGTCGTACTTGGCCTTTTAATTTGTCGCCATGTCTTCCGGAAGAAGAAACAAG TGGATATTGAGGGAGCAACGAAACTGCGTGGACCAGAAGATTTCGACTTCAAGATACTGAAAAAGGCAACTAATCATTTTCATCAAGCAAATAAGCTTGGACAAGGAAGGTTTGGTGAAGTGTTTAAG GGTACGTTGAAAAATGGCAAAGTTGTGGCAGTAAAGAAGCTTACATTAGGTCGCTCTGCCCACCTAATTTCTGAATTCGAAACCGAAGTGAAACTCATTTCTAATGTTCATCACAAAAATCTTGTGCGTTTACTTGGATGTTGCAAACAAGGCCAAGAAAGGCTCCTAATCTATGAGTACATGCCGAACAGCAGCCTCGACAGAATATTATTTTGTTTTCTATTCCTTAACTTTCCTCCTTTGCTTCTTTCATCTGTTACAACAAAAATTATTGGTTTTGAAACTCTAGTGAGTTGCCCTACATGCAGGAAAAAATAA